The genomic stretch GGCATCGGGACCAGCGCCGAAGCACTGCGCGCCGGCACGCCTCAAGTGGTCGTGGCGTATGCCTTCGACCAGTTCGACAACGGCGTGAGGGTGCGCGAATTGGGCGTGGGCGAGATGCTGCCCGCGTCCCGCGCGACACCCCGGCGCTTGGCGCAGGCGATCACCGGGGTGCTGTCGTCGCGCCCGCGCCGGGACTCCTGCGCCGCGGCCTCCCGACGGTTCGCCTCCGACATCAGCCTCGACGCGCTGTGCGACGAACTCGAGAGCACATTGGCCCACCTGCCGCAGCGTCGGCAAAACAACCTCGAGCAGACCGACGACCTTGTGTCGCGGCCCTGAGGCAGCGCCCCTGCCTGCCCGTCCGGCGCATCGCGTTGATGGGTGGTGCGCTAACCGGCTCACGGCCTGGCCTTGTCAGCGCCGCCACCACGCGCGCAAAACTGCTTCGCACTACTTTACAGGCGGGACGTCACCGCCTCCGCAGGGCCGCGCGTTGATCTGCTCACGTGTCGGGCCTCGGTGGCCCGCACCCGACGCAACTCCCTGACAGGAACCACATGGATGCTTTCCTCCCCCGTGCACTGGTGCTCGCCTCGATCTTGTCGGCCGGCCCTGCTTCGGCCTCGCTGACGGTCTACAGCCACGACGACTTCCGCGGCCACCGGGCCACGCTGACCGACACCGCGCCCGACTTCCGCGCCTTCGACTTCAACGACCGCGCGTCCTCGCTCGTCGTGAACGGCGAGCCCTGGGAGGTCTGCAAGGAAACAGTGTTCCGCAGCCGGTGTGTCGTGCTCCCACCGGGCAGCTATCCCAACCTCGGGTCCATCGGGCTGAACGACCGCGTCTCGTCGGCGCGACCGCTCCCGCGTCACGCCGGCCACCCGTCGCACCCGCCGGCGTCACACGACGCCATCGTCTTCTTCGACGACCGCGGCTTTCATGGTCGGCAGTTCGGTGTGTCGTCGGAGGTGCACGACTTCCGGCGCCGCGGCTACAACGACCGCGCCTCTTCGGTGATGGTGTTCGAGGGCCGCTGGGAGGCCTGTGAGCATGCGGACTTCAGCGGCCGTTGTGTGGTGCTGCGCCCGGGCAGCTACCCCGATCTGGCTGCCATCGGGTTGAACGACGGGTTGTCGTCGGTGCGACGCTGGTCTCGCCGGGGAGCCCGGTATCCGGACCGTGACGTCTCGGCGCCGCTGCCTGTTTACGACTGGCGCCGCCGCCCGGCAGACCGCTTGGTTCACGTCCCGGTCGAGACCGTGCGGGCGGTCTATGCAACGCCGCAGCAACACTGTTGGGTCGAGCAGCCGCAGGCGTCGTCCAACGGCGCCGTCACCGGCGCGGTCGTGGGGGGCATCATCGGCGCCATCCTCGGCCATCAAATCGGCGAGGGCGGCAGCCATCGCGACGTCGCCACGGCCGGCGGAGCCGTCGCCGGGGTCCTCATCGGCTCACAGGTCGGCCGCGGTGCGCAGTCGCCGGCCACACGCTGCACCGCCGGTCCCACACCCGAGCGCCCCGACTACTACGACGTCACCTATCACTTCGAGGGGATGCGGCACCACGTGCAGACGACCACGCCGCCCGGCTCCCACATCCTCGTGAATGACCGAGGAGAGCCGCGGCTCTGACCCTTTGGCCTCGGTGCCCGAACGGCTGCGACCCGAGCGCGCGGCGCGGGTCAATCGCAGCTGTAGCGCACGCCTCCGTCGAGCGCTCGCGGCAGCACCATGGTTCGGATGTGAGCCCGTCGGGCCGCCGCACAGAGCGCCGCACGTTCGCCCTGCAGGTTCTGGACATAACGGGTCGCGTATTCGGCGTTGAACACCGGCTTTCCCACGGCGGTAAAGGCTTGATAGGCCACGCACGCTTCCAGCTCGAAGCACTGCTCGTTCAGCGCGAAGTCGAACTCGCCCGCCAGGGCCTCGACCTGGGCAACGTCGTTCTTGAGGCCCACCGCCAGGCCGCTGGCGTGCGCCTCGCCAGCGAGAAAGCGGTTGAACTCGAGTTGTGCGGCGGCGTCGAGATCCCAGCCGGTGTCGTGCACCCAGGCGTCGACATGGTCCGGCACCACGCCGTCGCAGCGGCGCGCCTTCGCCAGCGCGATGCGGTCTCGCACGATGGCCCTGACGCTCTCGGAGCGGATGTCGAGCCAGCGTTCCCCGGGCCCGTGTCCCAAGGGCCGTCCCATGTCGGCCCGCTTGAAGCGGCCGTGGTCAGGGCGGTGTTCTTCCGAGCTGCCGGCCGAGAAGTGGCACACCACCCGGAGGCCCCGGGCCTTCAGCGCGTCGATCGTGGGCTGCGGCGCGTCGAACAAGTCGACCGCATAGATCGACACGTCGTAGCCGGTGTTCAGCACCCCCTGCAACTGCCACTGCCAGGTGTCGTGAAGCGCGGGTTGCCAGCGTGGCATGGCCGCTCCCGGGGGCGGCAGGTGCTTGACCGTCGCGTCGCCCCCCGCGGCCGTCTCGGCGTCGTTCTGGCACGACAGCACCCCCACCGCCACGCAGGCCACAAAGGCGGCCAGGTAGCGCATCTGCCGCATCAACCACGCCCGATCGTCCAGGTCAGGCTCGACGCGCTTCACGGTGCATTGATGATCCACAGTGCCGTGGGCCGCGTTGCGTCCGGGTCGTCGGAGGCTTCGAAGGCGATGCGCAGGCCGTCGGGCGACCAGCTCGGCGCGCCGTTGTAGCCGCCGGACCGGGTGACGGGTCGCAGTGTTCCGCCGCTCGCCGGCACCACGGCGATTTGCGCACCGTCGCCTTCGGTCGGCGTCGCCGAAAACACCAGGCGTTGGCCGTCGGGCGAGAACGACGCGTCGGTGCAGGACCATCCCGGCGGCGTCACGCGACGCACGTCGCTGCCGTCGGGCCGCATGGTGTACAAGGCCCATTCGTCCCCGCGCTCCAGCCGCTGGAACACGATCAGCTCGCCGCTGGGCGACCAGTTCGGCTCGCGGTCGGCCCCGCCGTGGCTGAGCCGGGTCAGGCCGCCGCCGTCGGCGTTGACTTTCCACAGCTCGGCCGAGGTTTCGCTGGCAGACGCCTCGAAGACCAGTTGCGTCCCGTCCGGCGAAAAGCTCGGCTCGATGTAAGGCGGCCCCCGATGGGTGGTGATGCGGCGTCGTTGGCTGCCGTCGGCCGCGGCGGTCCAGATCTCGTCGCTCTCGCCCACGCTGTCGCTCGAGTAGGCGATGCGTCCGGCCCGGCTCCAGCACGAGCCCGGCAGATTGACGTTGTCGGCGCCGTCATCGATGATCGCCCTCGGCGTGCCGCCTGTGCTGCCGACGGTCCACAGGCCGGCCGGCGCCCGGTTGTAGCCGCGCTGCCACCGGGTGAACACCAACTGGCGGCCGTCGGGGCTGAAGCAAGGGTTCTGTGCCGACGCCGGCCCGGAAAAGCCGATCAGGCGGCAAGCGCCGTCGGCCCGGCAACGCGGCGCGTCGACGCCGGGCGGGGTCTCGAGGGACGCCGCGGAAGCGTCATCGTTGGCGCTCCCGCCGCAGCCGGCGAGCGCCAGCACGGTGACGCTGAGCCCGAGCAGACGGGGAATGAGTGAGGGCATCGGTACTCCTTGGACTGTGCCGCTCGGGTCGGGGTGGCGGCGTGCGGCGCAGTATCGGCAACGCAAGCTGACGCGAAGCTGATGCGGCGCCGCCGGAGGCGGTGCCAAGGAGAGACAAGGTGAAACTGCTCGTGGTCGAGGACACCCCCGGCCTGCGCCAGGCGTTGGCCAAAGGGTTGGCAAAACTCGGCTTCGCGGTCGAGTCCGCGCACGACGGACCGACCGGACTGTGGGCGGCCCAGCACAGCCAGGCCGACGTCATCGTGCTCGACGTGATGCTGCCCGGCTTCGACGGCCTGGAACTGTTGCGCCGCCTGCGCGGCAGCCGGGACACCACGCCGGTGCTGCTGCTGACCGCGCTGGGCGAGATCGAAGACCGGCTCGGCGGTTTCGAGGCCGGCGCCGACGACTACCTGCCCAAGCCATTCGACCTGCGCGAGCTGGCCGCGCGTGCCCGTGCGCTGGCGCGTCGACGCACCGCCGCCGTGCTGCCGGTCATCGAGCTGGACGACCTCCAGATCGACGGGGCGCGCGCCGAGGTCCGCCGCGACGGCCTGCCGCTCCCGATGCGTAGGCGCGAGCGCTTGCTGCTCGAGCTGCTGGCGGCACATCGCGGGCAGACGGTGTCGCGCCAGGACATCGAAGCCAAGCTGTATTCGAACGAGGTCGACCTGCGGAGCAATTCGATCGAGGCCGCGGTGTCGCAGCTGCGTCGCTGGATCGACCGGCCCGGCGAGCCGTCGCGCATCGTCACGCTGCGCGGCGTCGGCTACCGGCTCGATCGATGAGCCGCCCCGGCATCACGCGACGGCTGAGGCACGGCATCGTCGCGGCGCTGACCCTTTCATCCGCGCTCACCTTTGCCGCGCTCTACGCGATCGGGCGTCACGAGCGCGTGCAGGCTTTCGAGCAGGCGCTGAGCGACGACCTCCGCACGATCGGCAACATCACCCAGGTCTACCCGGGCGACGACGTGTACGTCAACGTCGAGCCCGAGTCCTTGAGCCAGTACATGCAAGGCGGCACCCGCTTCTTTCAGGTGTGGGACACCCAGGACGGCGAGCTGCTCGACCGTTCGCTGTCGCTCGAGGCGCTCGACGTGTCGATCCCCCGCCCCGGAGGTGTCACCACCACGCCCCGCCGCTTCGGCGGCCGGCTGCCCGACGGCCGCGAGGTCAGCTGGACGGTCGTGCATGTGCGCGCCCATTGGGGCCTGGACGAGGCCATGCTGAAGCGCACTCGGCAGACCATCGAAGACCACCCGGTCGACCTGCTGGTCGGCCGTTTGAGCCACGAACTCGACGACGCGCTGACGCCACTGGCCTGGGCCTGCGTGGCCGGGGCCCTCGCGATGCCGCTGGTGGCGGCCGTGGCCCTGGCCGGGCTGGTGCCTCGCGCACTGCGGCCGCTGCATGCGCTCGGCGAGGCCGTCTCGGTGCGCAGCAGCGACGATCTGCACCCCTTCGAGGCCCAGGCCGTCGAGATGGAACCCATCGTGCAGCGGCTCAACGAGTTGCTGCAACGCATCGCTGCGGCGCGCGAGCGCGAGCGGCGCTTCCTGGCCGACGCCGCACACGAGCTGCGCACGCCGTTGACCGAGCTGCACACGCTCGCCGACGTCGCGCTGCTCGACCCCGCCGGCAGCCCGGGGCACGCGGCGACACTCGCCGAAATGCGCGAGGTGTCACGGCGCATGGCCCGTGTCGTCGACACCTTGTTCCGCCTCTCGCGCCAGCAACGCGCCGACGAGGCGACGCCGCGCCGGCGTTTGTCGCTCGGGGCGGTGTTGCAGGAGGCGGTCCAGGCCCAGTCGCCCGCCCTGGCCGAGCGGGGACTGCAATGCCGTTGGGACGGTGACGCCGAGGTGTGGATCGACGCCGACGCGCCGATGGCGCGCGCGCTGATCGACAACCTGCTCGGCAACGCGATCGACCATGCCCCCGCCGGCTCCACTATCGAGTTGCGCCGGCATGACGGGGCCGCGGGCCCTGCGCTGAGCATCGTCAATGCGTGCAGCACCACAGGCCAAGCGCCACCGCGCCACCCGCACCTCGGGCGCGGCCTGGCGCTCGCCGCGTTGTACGCCCAGGTGTTGCGCGCGCGCTTGGCCGCAGGCCGCGAAGGCGACCGTTTCGAGGCCAGGGTGGCATGGCCGGACGCCACCGAGCCTGGCGCAACCAACACCTGAAGCCGGCGACCCGCAGCCTGCGCGGCCAAACAACGCATGTGCCTCGGCGGCGTGCCTGCGTCGCCTCCCTCGACCCGTTGTTCCGGGACATCAAAGGCTCAGACATACTGTTAATGTCTGAAACGTGTCATTGGCGTCTGAGACAGCGAACCGGCTGGAA from Caldimonas brevitalea encodes the following:
- a CDS encoding response regulator transcription factor; the protein is MKLLVVEDTPGLRQALAKGLAKLGFAVESAHDGPTGLWAAQHSQADVIVLDVMLPGFDGLELLRRLRGSRDTTPVLLLTALGEIEDRLGGFEAGADDYLPKPFDLRELAARARALARRRTAAVLPVIELDDLQIDGARAEVRRDGLPLPMRRRERLLLELLAAHRGQTVSRQDIEAKLYSNEVDLRSNSIEAAVSQLRRWIDRPGEPSRIVTLRGVGYRLDR
- a CDS encoding beta/gamma crystallin-related protein; its protein translation is MDAFLPRALVLASILSAGPASASLTVYSHDDFRGHRATLTDTAPDFRAFDFNDRASSLVVNGEPWEVCKETVFRSRCVVLPPGSYPNLGSIGLNDRVSSARPLPRHAGHPSHPPASHDAIVFFDDRGFHGRQFGVSSEVHDFRRRGYNDRASSVMVFEGRWEACEHADFSGRCVVLRPGSYPDLAAIGLNDGLSSVRRWSRRGARYPDRDVSAPLPVYDWRRRPADRLVHVPVETVRAVYATPQQHCWVEQPQASSNGAVTGAVVGGIIGAILGHQIGEGGSHRDVATAGGAVAGVLIGSQVGRGAQSPATRCTAGPTPERPDYYDVTYHFEGMRHHVQTTTPPGSHILVNDRGEPRL
- a CDS encoding histidine kinase dimerization/phospho-acceptor domain-containing protein; its protein translation is MSRPGITRRLRHGIVAALTLSSALTFAALYAIGRHERVQAFEQALSDDLRTIGNITQVYPGDDVYVNVEPESLSQYMQGGTRFFQVWDTQDGELLDRSLSLEALDVSIPRPGGVTTTPRRFGGRLPDGREVSWTVVHVRAHWGLDEAMLKRTRQTIEDHPVDLLVGRLSHELDDALTPLAWACVAGALAMPLVAAVALAGLVPRALRPLHALGEAVSVRSSDDLHPFEAQAVEMEPIVQRLNELLQRIAAARERERRFLADAAHELRTPLTELHTLADVALLDPAGSPGHAATLAEMREVSRRMARVVDTLFRLSRQQRADEATPRRRLSLGAVLQEAVQAQSPALAERGLQCRWDGDAEVWIDADAPMARALIDNLLGNAIDHAPAGSTIELRRHDGAAGPALSIVNACSTTGQAPPRHPHLGRGLALAALYAQVLRARLAAGREGDRFEARVAWPDATEPGATNT
- a CDS encoding PD40 domain-containing protein produces the protein MPSLIPRLLGLSVTVLALAGCGGSANDDASAASLETPPGVDAPRCRADGACRLIGFSGPASAQNPCFSPDGRQLVFTRWQRGYNRAPAGLWTVGSTGGTPRAIIDDGADNVNLPGSCWSRAGRIAYSSDSVGESDEIWTAAADGSQRRRITTHRGPPYIEPSFSPDGTQLVFEASASETSAELWKVNADGGGLTRLSHGGADREPNWSPSGELIVFQRLERGDEWALYTMRPDGSDVRRVTPPGWSCTDASFSPDGQRLVFSATPTEGDGAQIAVVPASGGTLRPVTRSGGYNGAPSWSPDGLRIAFEASDDPDATRPTALWIINAP
- a CDS encoding endo alpha-1,4 polygalactosaminidase, whose translation is MKRVEPDLDDRAWLMRQMRYLAAFVACVAVGVLSCQNDAETAAGGDATVKHLPPPGAAMPRWQPALHDTWQWQLQGVLNTGYDVSIYAVDLFDAPQPTIDALKARGLRVVCHFSAGSSEEHRPDHGRFKRADMGRPLGHGPGERWLDIRSESVRAIVRDRIALAKARRCDGVVPDHVDAWVHDTGWDLDAAAQLEFNRFLAGEAHASGLAVGLKNDVAQVEALAGEFDFALNEQCFELEACVAYQAFTAVGKPVFNAEYATRYVQNLQGERAALCAAARRAHIRTMVLPRALDGGVRYSCD